The Vespa velutina chromosome 25, iVesVel2.1, whole genome shotgun sequence genome has a segment encoding these proteins:
- the LOC124957387 gene encoding dorsal-ventral patterning protein Sog isoform X2 — protein sequence MYCIKCECIPVQKKRRIIARVQCRNIKNECPKPTCDEPVLLPGRCCKSCPGDYSTDTVQDLPAQLTSEEEERSLKHFGTLLTGKTSQAVRREDTVPTSNYNSAYNYLATGRFTFHRKNLYYSFYLSAGTPRPRSIQFIDGSGSILEEQTIDAAGGVYQNATGKVCGVWRRVPRDYRKLLREERLHVSFIWEPCASLTGQLSRYRALSTEQFTSLLEPTMGVDRSLMSGAGGTAIVSASSASAPSIHVSLIFNGVFLPNDVSEVPIIVQLEHVEKDYVVLREEIVIKKPSNELNFGEVRSALSGADLRLLTRGKLSISIMSRRDPQALRLSGMVGPRVSCDMYQTLLISESPSRASGLAWAFLDRTGALRYGVRLIGLEEESPLVTLVDEGGKRRTELEDLTPSLRDGFANGTLDRPGPRFLEPLFNGELSVVAASHLGSLLRGRLLQRPVADARDTAAPVLLRRLTDDSQYPALTALIWTAVDLDCALHYELEIAGLEQPNMSSNADQEPRTFRLYLETMPLLAQGAPVARRLLEEFTGNVLEGSVTGLSPVELYRIESGIGFLEVTDKQAGSLLKAPFKARAPLSCLPHYADNDVASVVAYNLHPPRSEIETGACFHETRFYEEGTQWTSANDPCSMCHCYRGLAQCDPVPCPVLACSQGKQLKPAAGHCCPICSVTATNGTTTTITTTTITGKSNVTYVGRSCILAGQYHPAGASWHPYLPPVGFDTCAVCTCDAVTLEVKCPRVQCPPLDCDEKIAFRPDKKACCRQCPSTTPSSANGLNGNSDGMSLPRDQAAPSTRRSPEEILATGGCKYPLGGPYENGMEWHPRVHSHGEMKCVKCRCKNAEVRCERKRCPRSLCNSIAHQIKRGDYTVADADDCCTAQCRRSRRHHHRNNNHHPPRHSVSPRELS from the exons GTACCGACACGGTTCAGGATCTACCAGCTCAATTGACGTCGGAGGAAGAGGAACGAAGCTTAAAAC ATTTCGGTACGCTGTTAACCGGAAAAACGTCCCAGGCAGTGCGCCGTGAGGACACAGTGCCAACATCCAATTATAACAGCGCCTACAATTACTTAGCAACCGGCCGTTTCACGTTCCACCGTAAGAATTTGTATTATTCGTTCTACCTATCAGCTGGGACACCAAGACCAAGGAGTATACAATTCATCGATGGTTCTGGTAGTATTTTGGAAGAGCAAACGATCGATGCCGCAGGTGGTGTTTATCAGAATGCAACGGGGAAAGTGTGCGGTGTTTGGAGACGAGTACCAAGggattatagaaaattattacgcGAAGAACGTCTGCATGTCTCGTTCATTTGGGAGCCATGCGCCAGTTTGACAGGACAATTGTCCCGCTATCGAGCTCTATCTACCGAACAATTTACATCCTTGCTGGAACCAACTATGGGCGTTGACAGATCGCTTATGTCAGGTGCAGGTGGTACGGCAATAGTGTCGGCTTCCTCGGCATCGGCCCCATCGATTcatgtttctttaattttcaacGGAGTTTTTCTACCAAATGATGTCTCCGAAGTGCCAATAATCGTACAACTCGAACACGTAGAAAAGGATTATGTTGTATTGAGAGAGGAAATAGTAATTAAGAAGCCATCGAACGAATTGAACTTTGGCGAAGTCCGAAGCGCTTTATCCGGAGCTGATTTGCGTCTTTTGACGCGTGGAAAGTTATCCATCAGTATAATGTCCCGAAGAGATCCCCAGGCTTTGAGATTGTCCGGTATGGTCGGTCCACGTGTCAGCTGTGACATGTATCAGACGTTGTTGATATCGGAGAGTCCCTCGAGAGCTTCGGGATTGGCTTGGGCCTTTCTTGATCGTACTGGTGCCCTGAGATACGGCGTTAGATTGATAGGTTTGGAAGAGGAAAGTCCATTGGTAACATTAGTCGACGAGGGTGGGAAACGTCGTACAGAACTCGAAGATCTTACTCCATCTTTACGAGATGGTTTTGCTAATGGTACACTCGATCGACCTGGGCCACGTTTCCTCGAGCCATTGTTCAACGGTGAACTCTCGGTCGTCGCAGCTTCTCATTTAGGTTCACTTTTACGTGGCCGTCTTCTTCAAAGGCCAGTTGCCGATGCCAGGGATACCGCAGCACCGGTTTTATTGAGAAGACTTACCGACGATTCCCAATATCCAGCGCTTACAGCTTTGATTTGGACCGCCGTTGATCTCGATTGCGCCCTTCATTATGAACTCGAAATAGCTGGATTGGAACAACCCAATATGAGCTCGAACGCCGATCAAGAACCACGTACTTTCCGTTTGTATTTGGAAACCATGCCGCTTCTCGCTCAGGGTGCTCCAGTAGCAAGGAGACTCCTCGAGGAATTCACAGGAAACGTTCTCGAGGGATCCGTCACTGGACTCTCACCTGTAGAATTATACAGGATCGAGTCTGGCATTGGCTTTCTCGAAGTGACGGACAAACAAGCGGGCAGTTTACTGAAGGCACCATTTAAGGCCAGGGCACCTCTCAGTTGTCTGCCCCATTACGCCGACAACGACGTTGCCTCGGTCGTTGCTTACAATCTTCATCCGCCAAGATCGGAAATCGAAACTGGCGCTTGTTTTCATGAGACCAGATTCTACGAGGAGGGTACTCAATGGACATCCGCCAACGATCCGTGCTCCATGTGTCACTGTTATCGTGGATTGGCTCAATGCGATCCGGTACCTTGTCCAGTCCTTGCCTGTTCTCAGGGCAAACAGCTTAAACCAGCGGCAGGGCATTGCTGTCCTATCTGCTCGG TTACAGCGACGAAtggtactactactaccattactactaccactatcaCGGGCAAGAGCAACGTCACTTACGTAGGAAGAAGTTGCATACTAGCTGGTCAATATCATCCAGCTGGAGCGTCATGGCATCCTTATCTACCACCGGTTGGATTCGACACTTGTGCCGTTTGCACCTGCGAC GCTGTCACGTTGGAGGTGAAATGCCCGAGAGTGCAGTGTCCGCCATTGGATTGCGACGAGAAGATCGCCTTTAGGCCTGACAAAAAGGCATGCTGTAGGCAATGTCCTAGCACGACACCAAGTTCGGCCAACGGATTGAACGGCAATTCGGATGGTATGAGTTTGCCACGCGATCAGGCGGCACCCTCGACCCGTCGTTCACCCGAAGAAATTTTAGCAACTGGTGGTTGCAAGTATCCCCTTGGTGGGCCATACGAGAACGGCATGGAATGGCATCCAAGAGTTCACTCTCATGGGGAAATGAAATGCGTTAAGTGTCGATGcaag AATGCCGAGGTCAGGTGCGAAAGGAAACGCTGTCCAAGATCTCTCTGCAACTCGATAGCGCATCAGATAAAACGTGGCGACTACACCGTGGCAGACGCCGACGATTGTTGTACGGCACAATGCCGTCGTTCGAgacgtcatcatcatcgtaaCAACAATCATCATCCCCCGAGGCATTCGGTCTCCCCAAGAGAATTGAGCTGA
- the LOC124957395 gene encoding alanine--glyoxylate aminotransferase yields the protein MEVDPPKELLKPLEIPQKVLMGPGPSNCSQRVLRSLEHQVIGHLHPEMFKLMDDIKSGIQYAFQTKNKLTLALSTAAHGGMEACLGNLIEPGETVLIAKCGIWGERAANMANRLGADIKFLTTEYGIGFDLDTLELFLKRFKPAVVFVVHAESSTGMKQPLEGVGNLVHRYNSLLIVDSVASLGGEPLFVDAWKIDAVYACSQKVLGAPAGLTPISFSPLAVEKIFNRRTKVSTYYWDMKILGDYWNCFGNPRIYHHTISATLIYGLREALAELTEEGLSTRWSRHASVAVKLREELLKRRFRLYVKNPKYQLSTIVSIEIPNGIDVKSLSARAMERYGVEISGGLGPTVGKIIRIGLMGNNSTYRHVDLLLDALDDALKFSTKSKM from the exons ATGGAAGTGGATCCGCCTAAGGAACTTTTAAAGCCATTAGAGATCCCGCAAAAAGTATTAATGGGACCTGGACCAAGTAATTGTTCGCAAAGAGTTTTACGATCATTAGAACATCAGGTGATAGGCCATCTTCATCCGGAAATGTTTAag TTAATGGACGACATCAAGTCGGGAATTCAATACGCatttcaaacaaaaaacaaattaacttTGGCACTGAGTACAGCAGCTCATGGTGGTATGGAGGCATGCTTGGGAAATTTAATCGAGCCAGGAGAAACAGTGTTGATTGCTAAATGTGGAATTTGGGGTGAACGTGCCGCCAATATGGCGAATCGTCTTGGTGCAGAC ATTAAATTCCTGACGACCGAATACGGAATTGGTTTCGATCTCGACactttagaattatttttgaaaagattCAAACCCGCCGTAGTTTTTGTCGTACACGCTGAATCTTCAACTGGTATGAAACAACCATTGGAAGGTGTAGGAAATCTCGTTCATCG GTACAATTCGTTGTTAATCGTCGATTCTGTGGCGTCATTAGGTGGTGAACCATTATTTGTAGACGCTTGGAAGATCGATGCTGTTTATGCCTGCAGTCAAAAAGTTCTCGGTGCTCCGGCAGGTCTAACGCCAATATCGTTCAGTCCATTAGCAGT TGAAAAGATCTTCAATAGGCGTACAAAAGTTTCAACATATTATTGGGACATGAAGATATTAGGCGATTATTGGAATTGTTTTGGCAATCCAAGGATTTATCATCACACAATTAGTGCAACACTTATTTATGGATTACGCGAAGCTTTGGCCGAATTAACGGAGGAAGGTTTAAGTACTCGTTGGTCCAGGCACGCATCGGTGGCTGTTAAATTGCGAGAGGAACTTTTGAAACGTCGATTTCGACTTTACGTCAAAAATCCGAAATATCAATTATCTACGATCGTATCTATCGAGATACCAAATGGTATCGATGTTAAAAGTTTATCTGCCAGAGCTATGGAAAG ATATGGCGTTGAGATCAGCGGCGGACTTGGTCCAACTGTCGGCAAAATTATACGAATTGGTTTGATGGGAAACAATTCTACTTACCGTCACGTTGATCTTCTACTTGATGCTTTGGACGATGCACTCAAATTCTCTACAAAAtcgaaaatgtaa
- the LOC124957391 gene encoding cytosolic non-specific dipeptidase isoform X1, with product MTEQKVKALPETLTKLFGYIDAHKVEYIDNLREAVAIKSVSAWPDHRNEIINMVKWMEEKLKELGATTELADIGVQKLPNDIEIPLPPVLLGNLGSNPKKKTVLLYGHLDVQPALKEDGWDTEPFVLTEKNDKLYGRGSTDDKGPVLCWLHALQAYKAIGEDIPVNIKFVFEGMEESGSEGLDELLWNRKNTFLKGTDYVCISDNYWLGTTKPCITYGLRGICYFQIEVTCASKDLHSGTFGGIVHEAMADLIYLMNTLVDVNGKILINEIYDNVAPITVQELNSYETIDFDVNELRDSCGAVTLPHNEDKIQLLMHRWRQPSLSLHGIEGAFSEPGAKTVIPRKVIGKFSIRLVPNMTPELTVAKVTKYLKAKWEARKSPNKFNVIMNHGGKPWSENPEHPNYIAGRNATKHVYNVEPDLSREGGSIPVTLTFQEATGKNVLLLPVGAGDDGAHSQNEKLNIYNYIQGTKLLGAYLYEVANV from the exons ATGACGGAGCAAAAAGTGAAAGCTCTACCTGAAACATTAACAAAGTTGTTTGG ATATATAGACGCTCATAAGGtagaatatattgataatctGCGAGAGGCAGTTGCTATAAAATCTGTCTCTGCATGGCCAGAtcatagaaatgaaataattaatatggtAAAATGGAtggaagagaaattaaaagaacttGGTGCTACTACGGAATTAGCAGATATAGGAGTACAAAAATTGCCAAATGATATTGAAATTCCACTTCCACCTGTACTCTTGGGTAATCTTGGTTCCAATCCTAAAAAGAAAACTGTACTTTTATATGGACATTTAGATGTCCAGCCAGCGCTTAAAGAAGATGGATGGGATACTGAGCCTTTTGTCCTTAccgaaaaaaatgataaacttTATGGACGTGGTAGTACGGATGATAAAGGACCAGTTTTGTGTTGGCTTCATGCACTTCAAGCTTATAAAGCCATCGGTGAAGACATTCCAGTTAACATAAAG TTTGTATTCGAAGGTATGGAAGAAAGTGGGAGCGAAGGATTGGATGAATTACTTTGGAACCGTAAGAATACTTTCTTAAAAGGAACGGATTACGTTTGCATATCTGATAACTATTGGTTGGGTACTACAAAACCTTGTATTACATATGGATTAAGAggaatttgttattttcaaattgagGTAACATGTGCGAGCAAAGATTTGCACAGTGGTACATTTGGTGGTATTGTACATGAAGCAATGGCAGATCTCATTTATTTGATGAATACCTTGGTAGACGTCAATgggaaaatattgataaatgaaatttacgaTAACGTTGCTCCTATTACTGTTCAAGAATTAAATAGTTATGAAACTATTGATTTCGACGTGAATGAACTTCGCGATTCTTGTGGAGCAGTTACATTACCTCATAACGAGGACAAg aTTCAACTTTTGATGCACCGTTGGAGACAGCCAAGTTTATCCCTTCATGGAATTGAAGGTGCTTTCAGCGAACCTGGTGCAAAAACTGTTATTCCAAGAAAAGTTattggaaaattttctattagattGGTACCAAACATGACGCCAGAGCTAACTGTTGCAAAAGTAACTAAATATTTGAAAGCAAAATGGGAAGCTAGAAAAAGTCCAAATaaatttaacgttattatgaaTCATGGAGGCAAACCATGGTCAGAAAATCCTGAACATCCGAATTATATAGCCGGACGAAATGCTACCAAACACGTTTATAATGTCGAGCCTGATCTTTCTCGCGAGGGTGGATCTATTCCGGTTACTCTTACATTCCAAGAGGCCACGGGTAAAAATGTTTTGCTCTTACCTGTTGGAGCTGGCGATGATGGAGCTCATTCTCAAAATGAgaagttaaatatatataattacattcaaGGG ACAAAATTGTTGGGCGCTTATCTCTATGAAGTTGCTAACGTTTAA
- the LOC124957391 gene encoding cytosolic non-specific dipeptidase isoform X2, whose product MTEQKVKALPETLTKLFGYIDAHKVEYIDNLREAVAIKSVSAWPDHRNEIINMVKWMEEKLKELGATTELADIGVQKLPNDIEIPLPPVLLGNLGSNPKKKTVLLYGHLDVQPALKEDGWDTEPFVLTEKNDKLYGRGSTDDKGPVLCWLHALQAYKAIGEDIPVNIKFVFEGMEESGSEGLDELLWNRKNTFLKGTDYVCISDNYWLGTTKPCITYGLRGICYFQIEVTCASKDLHSGTFGGIVHEAMADLIYLMNTLVDVNGKILINEIYDNVAPITVQELNSYETIDFDVNELRDSCGAVTLPHNEDKIQLLMHRWRQPSLSLHGIEGAFSEPGAKTVIPRKVIGKFSIRLVPNMTPELTVAKVTKYLKAKWEARKSPNKFNVIMNHGGKPWSENPEHPNYIAGRNATKHVYNVEPDLSREGGSIPVTLTFQEATGKNVLLLPVGAGDDGAHSQNEKLNIYNYIQGIHWIIPLIQRMI is encoded by the exons ATGACGGAGCAAAAAGTGAAAGCTCTACCTGAAACATTAACAAAGTTGTTTGG ATATATAGACGCTCATAAGGtagaatatattgataatctGCGAGAGGCAGTTGCTATAAAATCTGTCTCTGCATGGCCAGAtcatagaaatgaaataattaatatggtAAAATGGAtggaagagaaattaaaagaacttGGTGCTACTACGGAATTAGCAGATATAGGAGTACAAAAATTGCCAAATGATATTGAAATTCCACTTCCACCTGTACTCTTGGGTAATCTTGGTTCCAATCCTAAAAAGAAAACTGTACTTTTATATGGACATTTAGATGTCCAGCCAGCGCTTAAAGAAGATGGATGGGATACTGAGCCTTTTGTCCTTAccgaaaaaaatgataaacttTATGGACGTGGTAGTACGGATGATAAAGGACCAGTTTTGTGTTGGCTTCATGCACTTCAAGCTTATAAAGCCATCGGTGAAGACATTCCAGTTAACATAAAG TTTGTATTCGAAGGTATGGAAGAAAGTGGGAGCGAAGGATTGGATGAATTACTTTGGAACCGTAAGAATACTTTCTTAAAAGGAACGGATTACGTTTGCATATCTGATAACTATTGGTTGGGTACTACAAAACCTTGTATTACATATGGATTAAGAggaatttgttattttcaaattgagGTAACATGTGCGAGCAAAGATTTGCACAGTGGTACATTTGGTGGTATTGTACATGAAGCAATGGCAGATCTCATTTATTTGATGAATACCTTGGTAGACGTCAATgggaaaatattgataaatgaaatttacgaTAACGTTGCTCCTATTACTGTTCAAGAATTAAATAGTTATGAAACTATTGATTTCGACGTGAATGAACTTCGCGATTCTTGTGGAGCAGTTACATTACCTCATAACGAGGACAAg aTTCAACTTTTGATGCACCGTTGGAGACAGCCAAGTTTATCCCTTCATGGAATTGAAGGTGCTTTCAGCGAACCTGGTGCAAAAACTGTTATTCCAAGAAAAGTTattggaaaattttctattagattGGTACCAAACATGACGCCAGAGCTAACTGTTGCAAAAGTAACTAAATATTTGAAAGCAAAATGGGAAGCTAGAAAAAGTCCAAATaaatttaacgttattatgaaTCATGGAGGCAAACCATGGTCAGAAAATCCTGAACATCCGAATTATATAGCCGGACGAAATGCTACCAAACACGTTTATAATGTCGAGCCTGATCTTTCTCGCGAGGGTGGATCTATTCCGGTTACTCTTACATTCCAAGAGGCCACGGGTAAAAATGTTTTGCTCTTACCTGTTGGAGCTGGCGATGATGGAGCTCATTCTCAAAATGAgaagttaaatatatataattacattcaaGGG ATACATTGGATTATACCACTCATACAAAGAATGATATAA
- the LOC124957392 gene encoding alpha-L-fucosidase gives MQVLTFFLYITLLWNILVQCGSSEDHYFVIKADNKREHDLLSNRNLNQFKYDPTWESLDARPLPGWYDNAKFGIFIHWGVFSVPSFGSEWFWNNWKEETGTKYHDFMKDRYPPNYTYQDFARDFTAEFFNASQWSEIFQASGAKYVVLTSKHHEGYTLWPSKYSFSWNSMDVGPQKNLIGELAAAIRSSTDIKFGLYHSLYEWYNPMYLADKRNNFTTDHFVTQKIIPEMHELIEMFEPEVIWSDGDWEATDSYWKSKEFLSWLYNDSPVKNTVVVNDRWGTNIPCHHGDFYTCTDRYNPGILLPHKWENCMTIDKKSWGFRRNAPLDEYFTLDELIKELVTTVSCGGNLLMNVGPTKDGIISPIFEERLRGIGSWLKVNGEAIYNTKPWKIQNDTLTGDIWYTQSKNEKRLYVLILEWPKESTLSLGSLKVPGNTRISLLGFTKQFDWKQYPTKLVVHLPCEAHKGEPAWVLRVEQE, from the exons atgcaagttctaacattttttctttatattacacTTTTGTGGAACATTCTTGTTCAATGTGGATCTTCAGAAGATCATTATTTCGTGATAAAAGCTGATAATAAGAGAGAACatgatttattatcaaatcgcaatttaaatcaattcaaATACGATCCTACCTGGGAGAGTTTAGATGCAAGGCCACTTCCTGGTTGGTACGACAATGCCAAATTTggtatatttattcattgggGAGTATTCAGCGTTCCCAGTTTTGGTTCCGAATGGTTTTGGAATAATTGGAAAG AAGAAACCGGTACTAAATATCATGATTTCATGAAGGATCGGTACCCTCCTAATTACACTTATCAAGATTTTGCACGTGACTTTACTGCagaattttttaatgcatCTCAATGGAGCGAAATATTTCAAGCTTCTGGCGCAAAATATGTTGTATTAACTAGTAAACATCACGAAGGATATACATTGTGGCCATCGAAATATTCCTTCAGTTGGAATTCCATGGACGTAGGACCACAGAAAAATCTGATAG GTGAATTGGCAGCAGCAATAAGATCATCCACCGACATCAAGTTTGGATTATATCATTCTTTGTATGAGTGGTATAATCCAATGTATCTTGcggacaaaagaaataattttacaacgGATCATTTTGTTAcacaaaaaataattccaGAAATGCACGAGCTTATTGAAATGTTCGAGCCAGAAGTTATTTGGTCGGACGGCGATTGGGAAGCTACGGATTCTTATTGGAaatcaaaagaatttttatcttgGTTATACAATGATAGTCCTGTCAAAAATACAGTAGTTGTAAATGACAGATGGGGAACAAATATTCCATGTCATCATGGGGATTTTTACACTTGCACAGATCGTTATAATCCtg gaATACTTTTACCGCATAAGTGGGAGAATTGTATGACCATTGATAAAAAGTCTTGGGGCTTTCGTAGAAATGCTCCCTTGGATGAATATTTTACACTTGacgaattaataaaagaattggTAACTACAGTAAGCTGCGGTGGAAATTTATTGATGAATGTTGGCCCAACCAAGGACGGTATTATTTCTCCAATATTCGAAGAAAGATTACGTGGAATag GTTCTTGGTTGAAGGTAAATGGTGAAGCCATTTATAATACTAAACCTTGGAAGATACAGAATGATACATTAACCGGTGATATATGGTATACCcaaagtaaaaatgaaaagagactTTACGTATTAATTCTAGAGTGGCCAAAGGAAAGTACATTATCTTTGGGTTCTTTAAAAGTCCCTGGCAATACACGTATATCGTTGCTTGGCTTTACAAAACAATTTGAT tGGAAGCAATATCCAACGAAATTAGTTGTGCATTTACCATGTGAAGCTCATAAGGGAGAACCAGCATGGGTATTAAGGGTCGAacaggaataa
- the LOC124957387 gene encoding dorsal-ventral patterning protein Sog isoform X3 encodes MHFHGGLLLTIFLIVLSCPLTLWARRVAPLMEDDWARRPHRAAGTDTVQDLPAQLTSEEEERSLKHFGTLLTGKTSQAVRREDTVPTSNYNSAYNYLATGRFTFHRKNLYYSFYLSAGTPRPRSIQFIDGSGSILEEQTIDAAGGVYQNATGKVCGVWRRVPRDYRKLLREERLHVSFIWEPCASLTGQLSRYRALSTEQFTSLLEPTMGVDRSLMSGAGGTAIVSASSASAPSIHVSLIFNGVFLPNDVSEVPIIVQLEHVEKDYVVLREEIVIKKPSNELNFGEVRSALSGADLRLLTRGKLSISIMSRRDPQALRLSGMVGPRVSCDMYQTLLISESPSRASGLAWAFLDRTGALRYGVRLIGLEEESPLVTLVDEGGKRRTELEDLTPSLRDGFANGTLDRPGPRFLEPLFNGELSVVAASHLGSLLRGRLLQRPVADARDTAAPVLLRRLTDDSQYPALTALIWTAVDLDCALHYELEIAGLEQPNMSSNADQEPRTFRLYLETMPLLAQGAPVARRLLEEFTGNVLEGSVTGLSPVELYRIESGIGFLEVTDKQAGSLLKAPFKARAPLSCLPHYADNDVASVVAYNLHPPRSEIETGACFHETRFYEEGTQWTSANDPCSMCHCYRGLAQCDPVPCPVLACSQGKQLKPAAGHCCPICSVTATNGTTTTITTTTITGKSNVTYVGRSCILAGQYHPAGASWHPYLPPVGFDTCAVCTCDAVTLEVKCPRVQCPPLDCDEKIAFRPDKKACCRQCPSTTPSSANGLNGNSDGMSLPRDQAAPSTRRSPEEILATGGCKYPLGGPYENGMEWHPRVHSHGEMKCVKCRCKNAEVRCERKRCPRSLCNSIAHQIKRGDYTVADADDCCTAQCRRSRRHHHRNNNHHPPRHSVSPRELS; translated from the exons GTACCGACACGGTTCAGGATCTACCAGCTCAATTGACGTCGGAGGAAGAGGAACGAAGCTTAAAAC ATTTCGGTACGCTGTTAACCGGAAAAACGTCCCAGGCAGTGCGCCGTGAGGACACAGTGCCAACATCCAATTATAACAGCGCCTACAATTACTTAGCAACCGGCCGTTTCACGTTCCACCGTAAGAATTTGTATTATTCGTTCTACCTATCAGCTGGGACACCAAGACCAAGGAGTATACAATTCATCGATGGTTCTGGTAGTATTTTGGAAGAGCAAACGATCGATGCCGCAGGTGGTGTTTATCAGAATGCAACGGGGAAAGTGTGCGGTGTTTGGAGACGAGTACCAAGggattatagaaaattattacgcGAAGAACGTCTGCATGTCTCGTTCATTTGGGAGCCATGCGCCAGTTTGACAGGACAATTGTCCCGCTATCGAGCTCTATCTACCGAACAATTTACATCCTTGCTGGAACCAACTATGGGCGTTGACAGATCGCTTATGTCAGGTGCAGGTGGTACGGCAATAGTGTCGGCTTCCTCGGCATCGGCCCCATCGATTcatgtttctttaattttcaacGGAGTTTTTCTACCAAATGATGTCTCCGAAGTGCCAATAATCGTACAACTCGAACACGTAGAAAAGGATTATGTTGTATTGAGAGAGGAAATAGTAATTAAGAAGCCATCGAACGAATTGAACTTTGGCGAAGTCCGAAGCGCTTTATCCGGAGCTGATTTGCGTCTTTTGACGCGTGGAAAGTTATCCATCAGTATAATGTCCCGAAGAGATCCCCAGGCTTTGAGATTGTCCGGTATGGTCGGTCCACGTGTCAGCTGTGACATGTATCAGACGTTGTTGATATCGGAGAGTCCCTCGAGAGCTTCGGGATTGGCTTGGGCCTTTCTTGATCGTACTGGTGCCCTGAGATACGGCGTTAGATTGATAGGTTTGGAAGAGGAAAGTCCATTGGTAACATTAGTCGACGAGGGTGGGAAACGTCGTACAGAACTCGAAGATCTTACTCCATCTTTACGAGATGGTTTTGCTAATGGTACACTCGATCGACCTGGGCCACGTTTCCTCGAGCCATTGTTCAACGGTGAACTCTCGGTCGTCGCAGCTTCTCATTTAGGTTCACTTTTACGTGGCCGTCTTCTTCAAAGGCCAGTTGCCGATGCCAGGGATACCGCAGCACCGGTTTTATTGAGAAGACTTACCGACGATTCCCAATATCCAGCGCTTACAGCTTTGATTTGGACCGCCGTTGATCTCGATTGCGCCCTTCATTATGAACTCGAAATAGCTGGATTGGAACAACCCAATATGAGCTCGAACGCCGATCAAGAACCACGTACTTTCCGTTTGTATTTGGAAACCATGCCGCTTCTCGCTCAGGGTGCTCCAGTAGCAAGGAGACTCCTCGAGGAATTCACAGGAAACGTTCTCGAGGGATCCGTCACTGGACTCTCACCTGTAGAATTATACAGGATCGAGTCTGGCATTGGCTTTCTCGAAGTGACGGACAAACAAGCGGGCAGTTTACTGAAGGCACCATTTAAGGCCAGGGCACCTCTCAGTTGTCTGCCCCATTACGCCGACAACGACGTTGCCTCGGTCGTTGCTTACAATCTTCATCCGCCAAGATCGGAAATCGAAACTGGCGCTTGTTTTCATGAGACCAGATTCTACGAGGAGGGTACTCAATGGACATCCGCCAACGATCCGTGCTCCATGTGTCACTGTTATCGTGGATTGGCTCAATGCGATCCGGTACCTTGTCCAGTCCTTGCCTGTTCTCAGGGCAAACAGCTTAAACCAGCGGCAGGGCATTGCTGTCCTATCTGCTCGG TTACAGCGACGAAtggtactactactaccattactactaccactatcaCGGGCAAGAGCAACGTCACTTACGTAGGAAGAAGTTGCATACTAGCTGGTCAATATCATCCAGCTGGAGCGTCATGGCATCCTTATCTACCACCGGTTGGATTCGACACTTGTGCCGTTTGCACCTGCGAC GCTGTCACGTTGGAGGTGAAATGCCCGAGAGTGCAGTGTCCGCCATTGGATTGCGACGAGAAGATCGCCTTTAGGCCTGACAAAAAGGCATGCTGTAGGCAATGTCCTAGCACGACACCAAGTTCGGCCAACGGATTGAACGGCAATTCGGATGGTATGAGTTTGCCACGCGATCAGGCGGCACCCTCGACCCGTCGTTCACCCGAAGAAATTTTAGCAACTGGTGGTTGCAAGTATCCCCTTGGTGGGCCATACGAGAACGGCATGGAATGGCATCCAAGAGTTCACTCTCATGGGGAAATGAAATGCGTTAAGTGTCGATGcaag AATGCCGAGGTCAGGTGCGAAAGGAAACGCTGTCCAAGATCTCTCTGCAACTCGATAGCGCATCAGATAAAACGTGGCGACTACACCGTGGCAGACGCCGACGATTGTTGTACGGCACAATGCCGTCGTTCGAgacgtcatcatcatcgtaaCAACAATCATCATCCCCCGAGGCATTCGGTCTCCCCAAGAGAATTGAGCTGA